The sequence GATGGGCGATACCTGTACCTGCCTTAAATCCATAGCAGTCACCAGGATGCAAAACGAATTCTTCTTCGCCGAGTACCAGCGTTGGGCTGCCTTCCAATACCAGGATAAATTCATCTTGCTTTGAGTGGCTGTGAGCAAGCGCAGAAATTGCACCGGGTGGGAGATGGGTTAAATTAACTCCAAAATTAGTTAACCCAAAATACTCACCCAGTTTTCGCTTTTGTCGTCCCTTCACTAGGGAAGCATAAGGTTCTGGATAGATCGTTTTACCGATCGGTGCTGGAATCGATTCAGCTGAAATTGGCGATTGATTCACAACTCACTCTTCCTTGTTGTTAATAGCGTAACAAACCCAAGCTTTCTTTACCTTTCCAGTATCGTCAAACCATAGCACTTCAGTCACCATGCCCCGATGCCCTCGGTAATAGAGCGTGAGGCTATCGATACCCGTCAGGACTTCTTGCAGTTCAAAATGAAGATCGGGGATTTGCGCTAACCCCTTCTTCCAGTAAGCTCTCACATCCGCTTTGCCATGTAGAACGCCGCTAGATTCTCCAGCAATCGATGGGATCAAAGGAGAAGCCAACTCGAAGTCATCCGCGTAGTGGCTCAGGACAGCTTCGATGTCATGTTGATTCCAGCCGTCGATCCAACTGCGGGCAAAGCTTAATGCGAAATCTGCGTTGAGGATCGGCACGATCGTAAAATAGGTCATATAAGTTGACGTATTCAAATTAGCCGAATATTGATTAATATGTCAATATGACTGACCTAAATAGTCCGCCAAGCGATCGGGAAAAAGAACTTAACGAGGCTCTCGAAGCCTTGCACTTTGCATTTCGCGCAGTTGTGGCAAAGCCAGATGCCATACTTGCCGAGCATGGTCTCTCGCGCGTCCATCATCGGATTCTATATTTTATCGGTCGCCAGCCGGGATTAAGCGTTAACGAATTACTAGCGACTCTCGGAATCACCAAACAGTCTTTGAACAGTCCGTTACGGCAATTGATGGAATTAGGGCTAGTCGAATCTAATCTTGACACTACCGATCGCCGGATCAAACGCCTAACCCTTACACCATCAGGCTTATCTTTAGAGAATCAGTTATCCGACGATCAACGACAACGTTTTGCGCGAGTATTTGAAGTTGTCGGACGAGAAGGGGAGACTGCATGGCGTAAGGTTATGTATCTACTAGCAGAGGATACATTTGCCGGGGAATAAACTAAGCAACCTAACGATTATTAGGCTCAAAGAGTCTGCTTATCCATCTATTTATGGCGGGATGTCCTGTAGTAATTCCTTAAACTTTTTCGACACAATGCTCATTTACTCACTCGTTATTTTCCTAAGCTTGCTATTAGAAACCCCACGTATTATCCCAGCTATAGCACTCTTGAATCAGTTGATGTACCGCAGCGTCTGCGGTTGAAAATATACCGCAATTATTTCTTTTTGTTCCAGCTGCCGCATGACCGACATCCTGATACAACAAGAACTGACCTTCCTCAGAGTGAATAGATAGCGTAATCGCAACGCCATTTGTATACTGTTTCCACAAGCTAAACGAAGCTCCTTGTGGTATCGAGTTTACATCTTCGACATCACAAATCCATTGCCGTTGTTGCAAGTCTGTCCGCGTATTTTCGTCTATCATTTCGATCTACAAGAACTAACGGGCGATCGCATTAAGTGGAAGTATAGAATGCGATCGCTTCCATCAATAACATCTGCAATTAAAGCTTCTTGAAGTATCTGGCGACTGGAAATAGCTCGAAACCTGCCTTTTCATAGGTGTGACGGGCTCTTTCATGACCGGGATCGCCTCCAGTCTCAACCATCGCAATAGACATTCCGGCTTCTTTCATCCAAGTCAGAGCGAATTTTATCAGATCGCTACCAATGCCGCGACCTTGATAGTCCGGATCGACAGCAACCATATAGATTTCACCCATGCTGTCCTCGGAATGGAGTTTCACTGCTACAAAGCCTACAGCAGAACCAGCATCGTTGACCTCTGGTCGGTCGAAGACCCTCGCAACCCATACACTCGTGTCTTCTGCTGCACAGACATCCTCGATCGCTTTTTGCTGGCTCACGCGCCAATGATTCGGATAGAATGCCTGGTACACATCAGGGTCGATCGCCTTCTGGATCGAGTCAAAAACCGGAGCCCATGCCCGAAGCGAAAGACGAATCACAGCATCAAGGTGGCGAGGCTCGTATGGTTCAATTTGCATTC comes from Leptolyngbyaceae cyanobacterium and encodes:
- a CDS encoding cupin domain-containing protein, with product MNQSPISAESIPAPIGKTIYPEPYASLVKGRQKRKLGEYFGLTNFGVNLTHLPPGAISALAHSHSKQDEFILVLEGSPTLVLGEEEFVLHPGDCYGFKAGTGIAHQLINRSQENVTYLEIGDRTLGDEVEYPNDDLKATQLPNGEWALTHKDGSPY
- a CDS encoding nuclear transport factor 2 family protein, whose translation is MTYFTIVPILNADFALSFARSWIDGWNQHDIEAVLSHYADDFELASPLIPSIAGESSGVLHGKADVRAYWKKGLAQIPDLHFELQEVLTGIDSLTLYYRGHRGMVTEVLWFDDTGKVKKAWVCYAINNKEE
- a CDS encoding MarR family transcriptional regulator, producing the protein MTDLNSPPSDREKELNEALEALHFAFRAVVAKPDAILAEHGLSRVHHRILYFIGRQPGLSVNELLATLGITKQSLNSPLRQLMELGLVESNLDTTDRRIKRLTLTPSGLSLENQLSDDQRQRFARVFEVVGREGETAWRKVMYLLAEDTFAGE
- a CDS encoding GNAT family N-acetyltransferase yields the protein MQIEPYEPRHLDAVIRLSLRAWAPVFDSIQKAIDPDVYQAFYPNHWRVSQQKAIEDVCAAEDTSVWVARVFDRPEVNDAGSAVGFVAVKLHSEDSMGEIYMVAVDPDYQGRGIGSDLIKFALTWMKEAGMSIAMVETGGDPGHERARHTYEKAGFELFPVARYFKKL